Genomic segment of Cytobacillus suaedae:
GTTTTTAGTAGGCACTATTAAGCTTAATATATAACTCATTTTTTCCTCCAATTAGATAAAAACTAGGAAAATAAATCTTAATTAACCTTTAGAATTTTTATAACACAAAAGCTAAAATGTCTTTCAAAATAAATGAAAGACATTTAAATTATTCAAGCTTCTTTCATTTTTTTTCTTTCGCAGGTACTCCAAAAGCAAGAGTGTTATCACTTACATTACGTGTGACAACACTACCGATACCAATCAAAGCACTTTTTCCTACAACAACATTATTTAGAATAGATGAGTTAACCCCTATCCAAGCTCCGTCCTCTAATACTGATGAACCACATAATATTGCGCCAGCTGTGATTACTACGTTTTTTCCAACATTACAATTATGTGCAACATGTACTAAATTATCTATCTTGGTATTTTCACCAACTGTTGTTGTCCCCTCTAACAAGCTATTACATACAGTTGTATTATCTCCAATAAATACATTTGTATGAATATGCGTACCACCAACATGTCTTATAGCAGTTGGAGTGCCGTTAATTTGTATTACTTGAAATCCTTCTGATCCAACTACAGAGTTACAACCAATAGTAACGTTATTCTCTATTATACTTCCTCTTTTAACAATACTCTTAGGCCCAACTGTTACGTTGTCACCAATAATAACTCCATCATCAATAAATGCAGTAGGATGAATGAAACAGTTTACTCCAATTTTAGATATAAAGTTAAATTTGTTATAGAAGTCTAAATTGTTATATAGGTAATCGTGCAATCTATAAAAATCCACTTCGGGAGTTTCTGTGATAAAAAATACAATATCTCGATTTATATTTTTATATGTTTCATATAATTCATTGGTTACAAATAATGAAGAGATTGATAAGTTTTCTGATACCGTATTAATATATTTCTCACTAGTTACATATGAAATTACTTTTTTATATAAGGATTCTCGATTACACAAGTTCAATCCATTAATGATGTGATCTTCTCCTAAGTAATCTATTCCTAATATATTTGATATCTCATTAATGCTTATTTGTCTTTCCATTTAGTAGACCTCTCTTTTAAGAACTTAGTGGTAAAGTAGTATTAATTTAAATTGCTCTATTTCGCAAACCACCAACCACTCGGTATGGCCACAAAGCTTTTATAAAAATCATTTACTCCTATTAATTGCTTCTTATCACCGAAGACACTATAAATATTATTATTAATATGAACCCCAGAGGCATAGTATCCGTTATCGCGAAATAACTTAATTGTTTCCCTTTTATTTTGAGCTAGCAAACCGAAAACCCAGTAATTTGGTAATACATCTTTTCTAAAAATAATTTTTAAATCTTTATTCTCTGCCAATTCTTCATTCCACTTTTTTGCATTTGATCTTTGTTGAGTGATCAATTCATTTACATGTTTCATTTGTTGAATGCCTATATAACTGTTTATATCACTCATTGTTCCGTTATATCCTATTAGTGAAATATCACATTTTGGACTTATTTCACCTAGTTCGTCCCTAAAAATGCTCCTATCTATACCTGAGTCTCTAACAATCTTGCTTTTTTCATATAAGAATTTATCCTTAAATACAATTGCTCCACCATCAATTGTGTTGGGAGTTCTTACTGCTCCAAAAGAAAATATAGTAATATCAGAACCACAATTTCCTAGTTTATTCCCCTTATATTCACTCCCAAATGCCTCTATTCCATCATCTATAATTGGAATATCATATTGTTTACCAATTGAATTGATTTCATCGATATAACCTAGATATCCACAGTAATGATTGTGAATTATTGCTTTAGTCTTTGATGTGATTTTCTCCCTAACGCTTTCAGGATCTAGTGTTCCCGTATTAGGATCTATATCAGCCCAAATGACCTTAACCCCTAAAGATGCAAGTGGTTGTGTAGAAACTAAACATGCCATCGGAGAGGTAATAATTTCATCTCCAAAACCAATATCTAGAACAGATAAAACTACTAGAATAGCCGTATTAAAAGTATTTGTAATTATAATTTGATTAGAACCTAAAAATTTTCCTAGTTCTTCTTCGAATGTCTTTCCATTTTGTCCATATGACAGATTACCAGAATTCAATATTTCATTTAAAGCTGGAAGTGGAGGCATATATGGTTTATAAAGAGGTATCACTCTATCACCAACCTTTCTTTATTACTTCAACTATCCTCTCTCTATCTTCTTTATTAACCCACCAACCACAAGGAATATGAACAAATTCCTTGTAGAAGTTATCAAGTGCTGGCAATACATTCTTAGATTCTGCAAAAATACTATGTCTATCATTACGTAAGTGTAATTCTGATGCCATTATATTTTCCGAAGACATCATCTTAATAAAATCATCTCGATTTTCCACTTTCATAGTATACAACCAATAAGAGGGTTGTGTGTTCTCGTAATAGGGAAGAAGTGAGACACCTGATATATCACTAAGGGCTTGATCATAATATTTACCGTTTTCAATATGAGTACCTATAACATTATCAATGTGGTTTAATTGAACTAAACCAATAGTAGCGTTAACATTATTCATATGATATTTATAGCCAGGGATAGAAATGTCATTTTCTAATCTTGAAACTTTCTTATCAAGTCCAAACCACCTTAGTCGCCTTGCATTTTCGGCTTCATCAAGACTTTGTAAGGAAAGAATGCCTCCATCTATGGTAGTCATATGTTTAATTGCTTGCAAAGAAAAGCAAGTAAATCTAGAATTTGAACCTATTGGCTTTCCATTATAATAACTTCCCAATGCATGAGCAGCATCTTCTATGATAGGTATATTAAAATCTTGTGCTATTTTGTTAAACTTATCCAAGTCACATACCATACCAGCATAATGGACTAAAACGATTGCTTTTGTCTTTTCTGTAATTGCTTCCCTTACTGCATTAGGGTCTAATAAACCTGTATTTTGGTCGATATCTGCCCAAACTACTTTTGCTCCTACAAGTTTTATTGCTACATTTGTTGGTTCAGCTGTTAACGCTGTACTTATCACTTCATCTCCAGGACCAACTCCAGCTAGTAGGAGTGCAATATGCAATGCCGCAGTTCCTGAATTAAGGCTAATTGTATTAGCATTATCAATATATGAACCAAAATTTCGTTCAAATTCATATACAGCTTCTCCTTCAGCAATATATCCACTGTATAAGATTGATTCCAGTTCAGGAATTAATTCATTTTTCGGAGCTATAAAGGGTTTAACAAGTGGTATCATCCTTTTATTCCCCTTCCTTCTATTTTAAAAATTATTGTAAAATTATTTTATATTTTAGAGAATTCTCCTTTTTCCACATGAACTTCTGCAGCTCTAATATCAGCAACAGCAATTAAATCCTTTAACTGAGAAATACCTCTAATAATATCCATACCCGATGAATACTCATCTAAAATATCACGATAAATCTCCTTATGCCACCAAGGATGGATTGTGAAATAATCACCCTTATCCTCTGTACGCTGCAACTCTTCTTCAGTAATTAGAATCTCATCTAATTTCTCACCTGGAAGCTTTCCAATCACTTTATATTCAAAGGGTTTGTTACCCTCTTGACATAAAACCTCAGCCAAATCTACTATATATGCACTTGGTGCTTTCTTTACAAAAGTCTCTCCACCAACCGCATTTTCAGTAGCAAACATTACTAAATCAATTGCATCTTCCAATGTGAGAAGGAATCTCGTCATTTTTTCATCTGTAATAGTTAACATTTCACCTTCTGACAATAATTTTCTAAAATAAGGAATTACTGAACCTCT
This window contains:
- a CDS encoding UDP-3-O-(3-hydroxymyristoyl) glucosamine N-acyltransferase; translation: MERQISINEISNILGIDYLGEDHIINGLNLCNRESLYKKVISYVTSEKYINTVSENLSISSLFVTNELYETYKNINRDIVFFITETPEVDFYRLHDYLYNNLDFYNKFNFISKIGVNCFIHPTAFIDDGVIIGDNVTVGPKSIVKRGSIIENNVTIGCNSVVGSEGFQVIQINGTPTAIRHVGGTHIHTNVFIGDNTTVCNSLLEGTTTVGENTKIDNLVHVAHNCNVGKNVVITAGAILCGSSVLEDGAWIGVNSSILNNVVVGKSALIGIGSVVTRNVSDNTLAFGVPAKEKK
- a CDS encoding aminotransferase class V-fold PLP-dependent enzyme, which encodes MIPLYKPYMPPLPALNEILNSGNLSYGQNGKTFEEELGKFLGSNQIIITNTFNTAILVVLSVLDIGFGDEIITSPMACLVSTQPLASLGVKVIWADIDPNTGTLDPESVREKITSKTKAIIHNHYCGYLGYIDEINSIGKQYDIPIIDDGIEAFGSEYKGNKLGNCGSDITIFSFGAVRTPNTIDGGAIVFKDKFLYEKSKIVRDSGIDRSIFRDELGEISPKCDISLIGYNGTMSDINSYIGIQQMKHVNELITQQRSNAKKWNEELAENKDLKIIFRKDVLPNYWVFGLLAQNKRETIKLFRDNGYYASGVHINNNIYSVFGDKKQLIGVNDFYKSFVAIPSGWWFAK
- a CDS encoding DegT/DnrJ/EryC1/StrS family aminotransferase encodes the protein MIPLVKPFIAPKNELIPELESILYSGYIAEGEAVYEFERNFGSYIDNANTISLNSGTAALHIALLLAGVGPGDEVISTALTAEPTNVAIKLVGAKVVWADIDQNTGLLDPNAVREAITEKTKAIVLVHYAGMVCDLDKFNKIAQDFNIPIIEDAAHALGSYYNGKPIGSNSRFTCFSLQAIKHMTTIDGGILSLQSLDEAENARRLRWFGLDKKVSRLENDISIPGYKYHMNNVNATIGLVQLNHIDNVIGTHIENGKYYDQALSDISGVSLLPYYENTQPSYWLYTMKVENRDDFIKMMSSENIMASELHLRNDRHSIFAESKNVLPALDNFYKEFVHIPCGWWVNKEDRERIVEVIKKGW